Below is a genomic region from Azoarcus sp. KH32C.
CGTCGTATCCAAGTGACTGTGGATAAAACGAAACATTCTAACGAAAGCCACGGATTTTTGCTGACTCAATCCCTCCGTAGAGGTCAAGCACGGCTTCTCCCCGTATTGATTGCGGTTAACCCCCGCTGTGACATTTTTTTAATTGTATTTGCACGGGATAGTAATCTATACTTGGATCACCGTACGACTTAAGTCGTAGGAGCACGAAAGTGCGTAGCCGATGCACATATCGCAATTGATTTCACAACAGAGGACCCAGTCATGAAAAGCAACGAAACCTTCGATGTCCGCGAGATCCGCCGCAAGCTCGGCATGAATCAGTCGCAGTTCTGGTCGAAGATCGGTGTTACCCAGAGCGGTGGCTCGCGCTATGAAAGCGGTCGTAATATCCCCCGTCCCGTGCAGGCACTGCTCCGCCTCGTGCACATCGAGCAGATCGACATCAGCAAGGTCAAGAAGGAAGACGTCGAAGTGGCTGAGTTCCTGAAGGCCTCGAACCCCGAAATGTTCAAGACCCTGAAGAAGGAAGCTCGCGCGAAGCGCAAGGAACAGACGAAGTCGCGGTAATCGGCCTTGCAGCCGACATTCAAGGGCTGACGCGGACCGTCAGCCCTTTCTTACGTATACGGTCGGCGATCGACTCAAGCTCTTCGGGCGAGAGCGGCGAGACGCGCTGCGCTTCCGGCTGCATCGACGGCCGCGCGACACCGTACAACAGTACGCCCGCCAATCGTTCCACGCCTGCCAGTTCGAGCACGTGCAGATAGGCATCCAGCTCTTGGTCCGTCGGCAGTTGGCCGTCCCAACGGAACATGCAGGTCTGGACCCAGGTCGCGCAGAGCGCAGCGCTCGTCTGTAGCCGCCGGGCGACCGCGGCCGGATCGAGCGACACCCCGTTGATGCGGCGCGTCGCGGCATTGCTACCGGCATCGACCTTGAACCAGACCTCGCCTCCGGCCTCACCCAGATGGCGTACGCCCTCACGCACGGTGCTGCGGCCCATCAGGCTGCCGTTGGTGATGAGGCGCAGCGGCACGCCCGTCAGACCGAATTGCGCACGCAGCCGCGCGGCCACCTCGACGGCATCGGCAAACTCGGCGGCACTCGTGGGCTCGCCATTGCCGGAGAAGGCGATGTCGCGGATCACGCGCAGCCCTTCCGGGACGTGCTGCATCATGTAGTCGCCATGCACGAGGGCGTCCAGGAATCCGCGGAGCTCGCTTTCGAGCACTGCGAGATCGATCTTCGGAGCGGTGCCGCGGACCAGATCCGGCACCTGGCAGTAGACGCAGTGCCAGTTGCAGGCGTTGTTCGGGTTGAGGTTGATCCCGACCGACACGCCGCCCGCGCGGCGCGAGAGCACGGGATAGACGTAGGTCAGTCCGGCGAAGTCGCGGTCGTGGTTGCGGGTGCTGAGTTGGGTGTCGCTGGCGGACATGGTCGTCATCGGGAGTCGGTTTTGGGGCGAATGTTATAATCCCGCCCTTGTACTTGCGAGGTCAATCATGCGCATCACCCGCCGACTGGAATTCGACGCCGGACACCGGATTCCGGATCATGCCAGTCAATGCCGGCATCTTCACGGCCACCGCTACGCGCTCGAGATCACCTTGTCGGGTGGCGTCATCGACGCGGCGGGCCAGCCCGTCAATGGCATGGTGATGGATTTCGCCGACGTGAAGGCGGTCGCCAAGACGCATATCGTCGACGTCTGGGACCACGCTTTCCTCGCGTATCGCGGGGACCGGGCGGTCATCGACTTCCTCGCGTCGATGCCGGGGCACAAGACGGTGGTGCTCGATTGCGTGCCGACGGCGGAGAACCTCGCGCGCGAGGCCTTCCGCATTCTCGATCCGCTGTATCGCGACGCCTATGGCAACCAGCTGCGGCTGGAGCGCGTGCGCCTCTTCGAGACGCCGAACTGCTGGGCGGACGCGCTGCGCGAAGACGCCGCCGACTAGCACCTGGCCTCAGCCGCCCCCGGCTGTCGCTGCCGCGGCGGCCGTTTCCGCCGGCAGCGCAGCAGCCACCTCGCCCGGCACCAGACGCACTTCACGCTGCGGGAAGGGAATCTCGATGCCTTCGCGGCGGAAGCTGCGCCACACCGCCAGATTGATTTCGGAGATGACGCCGAGCGTGCCCTCCTGCGGATCCGACACCCACACCGAGAGCCGCAGGTCGATGCCGTTGTCGCCGAAACTGACGACGAAGGCCTTCGGCGCGGGATCGGGCAGGACGCGCGGCTGGGCCTGCGCCGCCTCGACGAGGATCGCGAGCGCACGCTCCAGATCCGTCGAATAGCTCACTTGGAAATTGACCGGCACGGCGATGCGGGTGTCGGTGTAAGTCTCGTTCTGGACCACCGACCCGACCAGGGTCTCGTTCGGCACCAGCGATTCGACGCCGTTGGAGGCGCGCAGCACGGTGTAGCGGGTGTTGATCTGCGTGACGACGCCACGTTCGGCACCGACGGTGATGAGGCTGCCGATCCGCAGCGAGCGGTCCAGCAGGATGATGAAGCCGGACACGTAGTTCGCGGCGATCTTCTGCAGACCGAAGCCGAGGCCGACGCCGAGCGCGCCGCCGAAGACCGACAGCGTCGTCAGGTTGATGCCGACCATCGGCAGCGCGACCAGCACCGCGACGACGAGCAGTAGGGCCTTCGCGACGCGCAGCAGCACGAGGCGCACGCTGTCGTCGAGTCCGGCCGCCGCGCTGAGGCGACGCTCGAGCGCACCGGCCGCCCATAGCGCGATGAGCAGCGAGACGAGCACCATCGCCACGCCCTGCAGCAAGACCAGCAGCGACAGCTTCTGCGAGCCGGTATTGAAGGAGACGCTGTCGAGCGCATCGAGCACCTCGGGCAGCCAGCCGAGGATGTGCAGCGCGAACACCGCCCACGCGAGCGATGCGAACACGCGCTCAAAGCTCGCAAGCCAGGTCGCCCAACCGATCGCGCGCCGGACGGCGAAGACGACGAGCCGGATCGCCGCGAAAGACGTCAGCAGCGGTACCGCGAGGTTGAGCAGATGGACGTTGTGGTACTTGTGCAGCACGGCGCGCGCGGCGAACACGACGGCCAGCGCGGTCAGCGGGAAGAGCACGCGCCGCAGGCCGCTGCGGCTCAGGCGGCGCATGCGCGATTCGTCGTCGGTGGCCTCGCCGACGCGGCGCAATGCCGCGCGTTCGACGACCCACGCGATTCCCAGGCTGAAGAGAATGGCACCGATCTGCCACAGCACGACCGGGCTCTGCAGGTCGCTCCAGATGTCGGTGAGCATCGCGGCGACGCGGATTTCTTCATTCATCACTAGTCGTTCCAGTAATCGGCGACAACCGGCGAGGCGTCCTCGCGATGGCGTTGCCAATTTTCCAGATAGGCCTGCACGAGCGGACAGTTGTCGCGCAGGACGATGAGATTCTCTGCGTTGCGGGTGCTCGCGGCACGGGTGAAATTGAAAGAGCCGGTTGCGAGCGTGCAGACAGGTCCGTCCGCATCCGCGATCAGCACCTTGTTGTGCGCGGCGGCATAGCGGGTCTCGAACGCCACTGGAATGCCGGCGGCGACGAGGTCCGGCAACACGTTGCCCGTGCCGCGCCGGTTCATGCGCTCGTCGGCGAGCACCCGCACGCGAACGCCGCGACGGTGGGCGGCGATCAGTGCAGCCGCGATCGGCCGGCTGGTGAAGGAGTAGGCCTGCACCTCGATGCTGGATTTCGCCTGCCCGATCACGCGGACGAGCAGCGCCTCGGGCTGGCCGGCGGGCGCGAAGGCGACTTCGACAGTGCCTTCGGCGGGCAGCAGCTGGTTCGCTTCCGCGGGACGCAGCGCACAGAGCATCGCGAGCCCGAGCGACGCGCCGAGCAGCGCGCGCCGCGTGCGTCCGGCCTTACGCATCGGTCGCGACACGCTCCATCGCGGCGGCGAAGAAGCCGTCGGTATCGTGGGTGCGAGGCGACAGGCGCAGCCGTTCGCCGGTGTCGAGCGCGATGCCCTGCTTCGCGAGCACATCGGCGGCGTTGAGCAGCCGGAATTCGGGGTGTGCGGCGAGGAAGGCGTCGACGACGCCGTCGTTCTCTTCCGCCAGCAGGCTGCAGGTCGCATACACGAGCCGGCCGCCCGGCTTCACGAGCCGCGCGGCCGATTCGAGGATCGCGCCCTGCTTGGCGACCATCTCGGCGACCGATTCGGGCGTTTGGCGCCACTTGAGATCGGGATTGCGGCGCAGCGTGCCGAGGCCGCTGCAGGGTGCGTCGACCAACACGCGGTCGGCCTTGCCGACCATGCGCTTGACCTTGGCGTCGCGCTCGTGCGCGATCAGCACCGGGTGCACGTTCGACAGGCCCGCGCGGGCGAGCCGCGGCTTAAGCTTGGCGAGCCGCTTCTCGGCGACGTCGAAGGCATAGAGCCGGCCGGTCGAGCGCATCAGGGCGCCGAGCTGGAGCGTCTTGCCGCCCGCGCCGGCGCAGAAGTCGATCACGAGTTCCCCGCGCTTCGGCTGCACGAGGTAGCCCAGCAGCT
It encodes:
- a CDS encoding DNA-binding transcriptional regulator; translated protein: MKSNETFDVREIRRKLGMNQSQFWSKIGVTQSGGSRYESGRNIPRPVQALLRLVHIEQIDISKVKKEDVEVAEFLKASNPEMFKTLKKEARAKRKEQTKSR
- a CDS encoding radical SAM protein gives rise to the protein MTTMSASDTQLSTRNHDRDFAGLTYVYPVLSRRAGGVSVGINLNPNNACNWHCVYCQVPDLVRGTAPKIDLAVLESELRGFLDALVHGDYMMQHVPEGLRVIRDIAFSGNGEPTSAAEFADAVEVAARLRAQFGLTGVPLRLITNGSLMGRSTVREGVRHLGEAGGEVWFKVDAGSNAATRRINGVSLDPAAVARRLQTSAALCATWVQTCMFRWDGQLPTDQELDAYLHVLELAGVERLAGVLLYGVARPSMQPEAQRVSPLSPEELESIADRIRKKGLTVRVSP
- the queD gene encoding 6-carboxytetrahydropterin synthase QueD is translated as MRITRRLEFDAGHRIPDHASQCRHLHGHRYALEITLSGGVIDAAGQPVNGMVMDFADVKAVAKTHIVDVWDHAFLAYRGDRAVIDFLASMPGHKTVVLDCVPTAENLAREAFRILDPLYRDAYGNQLRLERVRLFETPNCWADALREDAAD
- a CDS encoding mechanosensitive ion channel family protein; translation: MNEEIRVAAMLTDIWSDLQSPVVLWQIGAILFSLGIAWVVERAALRRVGEATDDESRMRRLSRSGLRRVLFPLTALAVVFAARAVLHKYHNVHLLNLAVPLLTSFAAIRLVVFAVRRAIGWATWLASFERVFASLAWAVFALHILGWLPEVLDALDSVSFNTGSQKLSLLVLLQGVAMVLVSLLIALWAAGALERRLSAAAGLDDSVRLVLLRVAKALLLVVAVLVALPMVGINLTTLSVFGGALGVGLGFGLQKIAANYVSGFIILLDRSLRIGSLITVGAERGVVTQINTRYTVLRASNGVESLVPNETLVGSVVQNETYTDTRIAVPVNFQVSYSTDLERALAILVEAAQAQPRVLPDPAPKAFVVSFGDNGIDLRLSVWVSDPQEGTLGVISEINLAVWRSFRREGIEIPFPQREVRLVPGEVAAALPAETAAAAATAGGG
- a CDS encoding phospholipase D family protein; the protein is MRKAGRTRRALLGASLGLAMLCALRPAEANQLLPAEGTVEVAFAPAGQPEALLVRVIGQAKSSIEVQAYSFTSRPIAAALIAAHRRGVRVRVLADERMNRRGTGNVLPDLVAAGIPVAFETRYAAAHNKVLIADADGPVCTLATGSFNFTRAASTRNAENLIVLRDNCPLVQAYLENWQRHREDASPVVADYWND